The Streptomyces sp. NBC_01276 genome contains the following window.
GCGGTCACCTCCAGGGAGTCCTGCCGGTCGAGCGGGGGCAGGAGCCAGGGCAGCCGCTCGGCCAGCATCGTCTTGCCCGCGCCGGGCGGCCCGCTGAGGAAGAGGTGGTGGCCCCCGGAGGCGGCCACCTCCAGGGCCCGGCGGGCCGCGTACTGGCCGGCGACGTCGGCGAGGTCGGGCACCTCCGCGGCGTCACCCCCGCCCCGGGCCAGGCCCGTACCGAGTCCGGCGCCCGGCACCACCAGCCCCGCCAGTATCGGGTCGGGGCGTCCCGGCCGGTCCGGCGGCTCCTCGTCGGGCACCACCTCGTCGGTCAGGACGGCGATCAGCTGCCGCAGGCTGCGCACCCCGAGCACCGCGACGTCCGGGACCAGCCCGGCCTCACCGGCGCACTGTTCGGGCACCACCACCTGCCGGTACCCGGCCTCGGCGGCCGCGAGCACCGCGGGCAGGATCCCCCGCACCGGCCGGACCCGGCCGTCGAGGCCCAGCTCCCCGATGAGCACGAGGTCGGCGATCGCCCCGGGGTCGACCACCTCGGCGGCGCCCAGCACCGCGACCGCTACGGCGAGGTCGAAATGGGCGCCCGCCTTCGGGACGGACGCCGGGCTGAGCCCGACCGTGAGCTTCTTCTGCGGCCACTGGGCGCCGGAGTTCACCACGGCGGCCCGCACCCGGTCCCGGCTCTCGACCAGGGTCTTGTCGGGCAGCCCCACCAGGGTGAATGCGGCGACCCCCGGCTCCAGGTCGGCCTGGACCTCGACCAGTACGCCCTCGACGCCCACCAGGGCCACCGAGCAGGCCCGTGCGAAACCCATCAGGCCACCCCCCTGACGTGCTCCACCCGCGGCGCCCCACGGCGCGGCAGCAGCACTCCGACGAGGTCGATCCGCACCCCGCCCGGGGGCGGTCCGCCGTGATCGGCGAGCCAGCGCCCGGCGAGCCGTCGCAGCCGCTCGGCCTTGGCGGCCCGGACCGCGGCCATGGGGTGCTCGAAGACCCCCTGGCGGCGCGTCTTGACCTCGCACAGGACGAGGGCGTCCCCGTCCCGCGCGACGATGTCGACCTCCCCGCCCCGGCACCGCCAGTTCCGGGCGATCACCGTCATCCCCGACTCGGTCAGCCTCCGCACGGCGAGGTCCTCGCCGTACCGTCCCAGCGCCTGTCGTGCCACGCCCTTCGCGTTCATCCGGCACCACCTCCGGCACCGAGGTTCCCGTGTCCGGACGCACCGAGTGGATCTTGGTGGACAACCGGGGCGTTGTGGAAAACCCGCTCACCCCCAGGGGTGAGCGGGCGGGGCGGATCAGCCGCCCGGGAGTTCGAGGTCGCTCTTGTTGAGCTCCTCGATGTTCACGTCCTTGAAGGTCAGCACCCGTACCTGCTTGACGAAGCGCGCGGGCCGGTACATGTCCCAGACCCAGGCGTCCGCCATCGAGACCTCGAAGAAGACCTCCCCCTGGACCGAGTGCACCTGCATCTCGTAGTCGTTGGTGAGGTAGAAACGGCGTTCGGTCTCGATCACGTACTTGAACAGCCCGACGACGTCGCGGTACTCCCGATAGAGCTTCAGCTCCATCTCGGTCTCGTACTTTTCGAGGTCCTCGGCACTCATGGCATGTTCCCCTTCAGCCGTGCGTCCCCCTATTGTGCGCCAGCGCCACGGGCCCCTAAACGATTTCCGGGGCCAGGACCACCGGAGCACCCGGAGGACCGTCGTCGAGCAGCGTGCGCAGCAGCTCGGCGAGTCTGGTCGGGTACACCGTCTCATGGGCCGCCAGCAGTTCCTCGGAGGTCCACCACCTCGCTCCCGCGACGCTGCGCCGCTCCAGCTCGGTGAGGCCGCCCATCTCGATCGCGGTCCGGGCGGTACGGGCGAGGAAGTACCACTCGTCCTGTTCCCAGCGTCTCCCGTCGAAGGGGAAGGCGCAGTACCGGTGCCACAGCACCGGTCCCAGCTCGACCTCTGTGATCCCCGTCTCCTCGGCGAGTTCCCGCAGCGCCGCCTGCTCCCGGCTCTCGTCGCCCTCCAGCCCTCCGCCGGGCGTGAACCACCAGTCGGCGGCGGGATCGTCCGGTTCGAAGCCGTGCAGCAACAGGATCCGGTCCTCGGGGTCCAGCAGGATGACCCGGGAGACCTTCCGCGGCTCCGGGTCCGGATGCCCGTCGGCGCCCGGCTCAGCGGGCACCGGAGGTCTCCCGCCGCCCGCGCCCCAGGATCCGTACGAGGGGTCCGTAGGCGGCCCCCAGCACCACCAGGAGGGCTCCGGCCACCACCGCCGCCACCTGGAGCCGCAGGGGTCCCGGGGCGGAGATCCCACCGGGCAGCGAGGCGTACGCCCGCGGCCGCTCCACCATGGTCATCGACGGCCAGGCCAGCGCGTCGACCCGGGCCGACACGGCCGACCGGGGCACGGTGCCCTGGCCGGCCTCCTGGAGGTGCGCGCGGGAGTCGAGCGAGGCACCGCGATGGTCACCGAGCAGGAAGAGGTTGCCCTCGGGCACCTTCACCTCGTACGGGGCGCCGGCCGTCCCGAGCGCCGCCCCGGCGCTGCCCGCCCGGTCGAGGTAGGGCTCGTCGAGCTCCTTGCCGTTCACGGTCAGCCGGCCGCCCTGGTCGCAGCAGCGGACGGTGTCGCCGCCCACGGCCACGACCCGCTTGACCATCGGCGAGCCGCTCCACTCCGTGTCGGTGAAGACGACGATGTCGCCGCGGCGCACCTGATCGCCGTCGATCCGCTGTGCCAGCACCCGGTCGTTCGGCCGCACCGTCGGCACCATCGAGTCGGTCGGCACCGTGTACGGCTGGTACACCAGGGCCCCCCAGACGAAACCACCGAGGAAGAGCACGAAACCGATGGCCACGGCGAGCCCCGACAACACGTTGCCGAGGCCGCCGCGGCCACCGGTGGTCCCGCGTCCTGCCTGTGTTCCGCCCATTGCAGCGCCCCCGCCTCGGAGATCGTCGACCTGGGCGGCACCCTACCGGGCGGTACGCCCGGTAGTCAGCCTCCTCCTGCGCCACAGCACCACGGGCACCGCGCCCGTGAGGCCCAGCGCCGCCGGGCCGAGCCCGACCGGGGCGAGGCCGGAGGCCCCGAGGCCGAGGGCGGTCGCCGCCGCCTGGTGGTTGATGCCGGGCTGGTCGAAGGTGTCCGGAACCGGGAGGGTGGCCCAGCGGGTGAGCGGCCACGCGACCACCACGGCCCGCCCGACGACCTTGTCGACCGGCACGAAGCCCTGGGTGGAGTCCTGCATGTGGTAGCGGGAGTCCTGGGAGTTCTGGCGGTGGTCGCCCATCACCCAGATCTTGCCCTTGGGCACGGTGATCGGGCCGAAGGGGGCGTCGTCGCAGGCGGTGTTGCCGGGGTAGATGTACGGCTCGTCCAGCGCCTTGCCGTTGACGACGACCGGTCCCCCCTTCTTGCACTCCACGGTGTCCCCGCCGATGGCGATGGTCCGCTTGATCAGGTCCTTCTCCTCGGCGGACGGCATCAGGCCGATCCAGCTGAGGGCCTTCTGCACGATGTTCGGCTCAGGGGTGGGCTCCCCCGCCAGCCAGCTCGCCGGATCGTGGAAGACGACGACCTCGCCGCGCTCGGGCTCCGAACCGAACCACGGGGTCAGCTTGTCCACCAGCACCCGGTCGCCGCGCTGCAGGGTGTTCTGCATCGAATCGGACGGGATCGAGAACGCCTGTACCAGGAAGGTCTTGATCAGCAGGGCCAGCAGGAGGGCGATACCGATGAGGAGCGGGAGCTCCTTCCAGAAGGACCGCTGCGGCCGCGCGTCCGCGTCGCCCGTCTCGGCACCGGTCTCGCGCTCGACGGCATCGTCCGGCCGCTCCTCGCCCTCATCGCGTCCGGACCGCGCGCCTACCGCCACGTCCCCCACATCCACTCCTCGTTCGGAATTCGCGTCCCGCGCCGGATCGGTCGACGGGCCCTCCCCTCCCTTAACGAGCGGGAGTTCCCTAAGGCGCGGGAGACCGAGGACACACTATGCGAACGCCGTGCCCCGACGGCGCCCAAGGCGTCCGCGCCGCCGACCGGTTCGCGCCGGATCCGGCACCTGCAGGAAGGTCGCCGGCTGTTCCAGCCTGCGCCAGTGGTCGAAGGGCCAGGCGATCACCACCGCCTGCCCGACCACGCCGTTCTCGTCGATCGTGCCGTCGAAGGCCTCGTCGAGGTGGTAACGGGAGTCGGCCGAATTGGCGCGGTGGTCACCCATCACGAAGAGACGTCCCTTCGGCACGTGCACCTCGAAACGGATCTCGGACGGGGCGTTGCCCGGTGACACGTACGGCTCATCGAGCGGCGCGCCGTTGACGGTCACCCGGCCCCGCGCGTCGCAGCACTTCACGGTGTCCCCGCCGACGCCGACGACCCGCTTGATGAGGTCCTGCTCGTCGGCGGACGGCAGCAGGCCGATGAAGGTCAGGGCCTCCTTGATCTGCTTGATCCCGGCAGGGTCCTGGTCCGGCTGGGCGGCCTCGCCCTTGAGCCAGCCTCCCGGGTCCTTGAACACGACGACGTCGCCGCGTTCGACCTTGGAGCCGAACCACGGGGTGAGCTTGTCCACCAGCACCCGGTCGCCGATCCGGATCGTCTGCTCCATCGAGCCGGACGGGATGAAGAACGCCTGCACCAGGAAGGTCTTGAGCAGCAGCGCGATGCACAGGGCGACGACCACCAGCAGCGGGAGCTCGCCCGCCCGGCGGGTGCGCCGGCGCCGCCGGACCCGGCGCGCCAGCCGGCGCCGCTCGGCCCGGCCACCGGGCTCCGGCGCGGCGGGTTCCTCCCCGGAGCCCCCGGAGGAAGCGGACCCGGACCCGGACTCGGACGCGGACCCGGGGGAAGGAGCGGGCTCGGGAGCGGGCCGCGCGGCCGGATCCGGTTCCGGCTCGCGCCCCTTGTCCCGACCGCCCCTCGGGCGTCCCCGGCTACCCATGGGAGCCGCCGCCGACCCGGGACCACGCCCCCGCGCCGTCAGGCAGCGAGCCCCAGCGCGTCACCGGCCAGCCGAGCCAGTCGGCCCGTCCGATCACCTTCTCCACCGGCACCATCCCGCCGCCCGGCTCCCCCAGGTGGTCCCGGGAGTCACGGGACTGGGAGCGGTGGTCGCCCATGACCCACAGGGTCCCCAGCGGGACCACGATCCGGAAGGGCACCGCGGAGGGCGCGTCACCCGGGTGGAGGTAGGGCTCGTCGACCGCGACCCCGTTGACCTTGATCCGGCCGGCCACGTCGCAGCACACCACGTCGTCCCCGCCGACGCCCACGACCCGCTTCACGAAGTCCGTCTCCGCGGGCTCCGCGAGCCCGAGCGCCGAGAACGCGCCGTGGACGGCCTCGCCGACCGGGTTGCCCGCGGGACGTTCGCGCACGAAGGAGCCGGTCCCGTCGAAGACGACCACGTCCCCGCGCTTCGGCTCCTGGCCGAAACGGTACGCCAGCTTGTTGACCAGGACCCGGTCCCCGACCTTCAGGGTCGGCTCCATCGAGCGGCTGGGGATCAGGAACGGCTGGACCACGAAGTCGGCGAACAGCAGCAGGAAGACGGTGCAGGCCACACCGAGCAGCCCCGCCCGGCGCCAGGACGACGAGCGTCCGCCCCATCCGGAAAACCGTCCGGAAAACCGTCCGGAAAACGCAGAACGCGGCCCCTCCTCCCCCTGCTCGGGGGAGGAGTGGCCGCGCTGTGTGAGCTCTGCTTCGGTGTCCATCGGGGGCGAGCCTATCCGGCCTTCCCGTGGACCCGGAGAGGAGATCAGCGGTCGCGCTTCTCCTTGATCTTCGCGGCCTTGCCGCGGAGCTCACGGAGGAAGTACAGCTTGGCGCGACGCACGTCACCGCGGGTGACGAGCTCGATCTTCTCGAAGATCGGGGAGTGCACGGGGAAGGTGCGCTCGACGCCGACGCTGAAGGAGACCTTGCGAACGGTGAAGGTCTCGGAGACGCCAGAGCCCTGGCGACGGATGACAACGCCCTTGAACTGCTGGATACGGGAGCGGTTGCCCTCGATCACGCGGACGTGCACGTTGATCGTGTCACCCGGGCGGAAGGCCGGGACGTCCGTGCGCAGGGAGGCGGCGTTGACGCCATCGAGCAGGTGAGACATGTTCTTCGTCTGCTTTCTTCGCACGACGCCACAGGTCGCCGGTGCGGATTTCCGTAGAGAATTCGGGAGCCGTGGCACTTCGCGGACGACGGTCCCCCTGTGGCAGGGGCGTACGCGAGCACACAGCAGCCGCCTATTCTTCCACGGCCTGCGGCCTGCGCCAAAATCGGCCGTCGGCGGTGGGCTTCCAGCCCAGGATGCTCAGGATCTCCCGGTCCTTCTTGTCGAAGGCGGAGGCATCGCAGCGCTCGATCAGGTCCGGGCGGTTGCGCGCCGTCCGGCGGAAGGCCTCGTCCCGGCGCCACCGTGCGATCTTCCCGTGGTGGCCGCTGAGCAGCACCTCGGGGATCCCGCGCCCGCGCCACTGCGGGGGCTTGGTGTAGACGGGGCCCTCCAGCAGGTTGGCCATCTCGCCGGGCGCGAAGGAGTCGTCGCGGTGCGATTCCGCATTGCCGAGCACCCCCGGCAGGAGCCGGGCCACGGCCTCCGTGACGACCAGGACGGCGGCCTCGCCGCCCGCCAGGACGTAATCGCCGATGGAGACCTCGTAGACCGGCATCCGCGTCGCGTACTCGTCGATGACGCGGCGGTCGATGCCCTCGTACCGGGCCGGGGTGAAGATGAGCCACGGGCGCTCGGAGAGCTCGACGGCCAGTTCCTGGGTGAAGGGACGGCCGCTGGGCGTCGGGACGACCAGGACCGGACCGCGGGCTCCCGTCTCGTAGCCGTCGGCGAGTGCCGAATCCAGGGCCTCGCCCCACGGGTCGGTCTTCATGACCATGCCCGGTCCGCCGCCGTACGGGGTGTCGTCGACCGTGTTGTGCCGGTCGTACGTCCAGTCCCGCAGGTCGTGAACGTGTACGTCGAGCTGGCCGCGCGCCCGCGCCTTGCCGACGAGGGAGACGTTCAGCGGCTCCAGGTACTCGGGGAAGATCGTGACGACGTCCAGCCGCATCAGGCGTCGTCCCCGCCCTCGGCCCCGGCGTCGCGCGTCGACACGATCTCGGCGCGGTCGTCGATCAGCCCGGGCGGCGGGGTGATGACGCAGCGCTGCTCCTCCAGGTCGATCTCGGCGACGATCTCCTCGACGAAGGGGATCATGACCTCGCTGCCGTCCGGGCGCTCGACGATGAAGAGGTCCTGGGAGGGCAGGTGGGAGATCTCCGTGATCCGGCCGACCTCCGTGCCGTCCTCGAGCACCACGTCCAGGTCCATCAGCTGGTGGTCGTAGTACTCGTCGGGCTCCTCCGGCAGCTCCGCCGGGTCGACGTCGGCGATCAGCAGGATGTTGCGCAGCGCCTCGGCGCCGGTGCGGTCCTTGACGCCCGCGAAGCGGAGCAGGAGCCGGCTGCTGTGCACCCGGCCCGCCTCGATGGTCAGCGGACCCGCCGACGCCGGGTCGGTCCGCAGGACGGCACCGGGGCTGAGCCGGAGCTCCGGCTCGTCCGTCCGCACCTCGACGGTGACCTCACCCTTGATCCCGTGGGCGCGGCCGATCCGCGCGACTACCAGCTCCACTGTGCGTCTCTTCCCCTTTTCACGGCCGGACCGCCGCCGCTCGCGCGGAGGTGGTACCTCCGCGTCGTGGTTTCTCCATCAATGGTCGCTCTGCTCACGCGCAGAAACGACTCGGGCCGGGGAGGGCGACGAACGCCCTCCCCGGCCCGTGCCGGTGATTCAAATGCTCAGCGGACCTGGTCCACGTCGACGAGGTCGACGCGGATCCCACGGCCGCCGATGGCGCCCACGACGGTACGCAGCGCACGTGCGGTGCGGCCGTTGCGGCCGATCACCTTCCCGAGGTCTTCCGGGTGGACCCGGACCTCGAGCACCTGTCCGCGGCGCAGGTTGCGCGAGGCGACCTGCACGTCGTCGGGGTTGTCCACAATGCCCTTCACGAGGTGCTCAAGAGCCTCCTCGAGCATGATCAGGCCTCGGTCGACTCGGCGGCGGCCTCAGCCTCGTCCGCCTTCTTGTCGGCCTTCTTGGCCTTCTGCGTGATGGCCTCGCCCTTGGTCTCGCCGATGCCCTCGAGGGCCTTGGCGAACTCGTCGAAGGAGCGACGCTTGCTCTCCTTCGTCGCCGGCTGGAGCAGCGGCGCGGGGGCCGGGAGGCCCTTGTGCGCCTGCCAGTCACCGGTCAGCTTCAGGATGGCGAGAACGGCCTCGGTGGGCTGGGCGCCAACGGACAGCCAGTACTGCGCACGCTCGGCGTTGACCTCGATGCGCGACGGGTTGTACGTCGGGTGGTAGATACCGATCTCTTCGATCGCGCGACCGTCACGGCGGGTGCGGGCGTCGGCGACGACGATGCGGTAGTGCGGCTGGCGAATCTTGCCGAGGCGCTTGAGCTTGATCTTGACTGCCACTGGAGTGGTGTCTCCTGAACTTGACGTGGTTGGGCACATGAGATGCCACGTGGGGTTGCGGTACTCGGGTGCCCGATGGACGCGTCAGCCGGAGGAGAGAGGGGTCCTATGCGACTGTCGAGTACAGCTGTCCATTGTGCCACATGCCTGCGGCGCTTCTCACGGGGAGGGGCGATCGGTGGCGTGCGGCAGCACGCCACCTGGCCGCCGCCCCGTCGGCGGGCCCACGCCCGACCGCCGCCCCCGTACGGCCGTGGGGCCGCGGGCTCAGGAGGCGGCCGCCGAAACCGCGACCTCGGGGATGCGGAACGGCTTCATGCAGCCGCCGCACACGATCGGCGCCTGGGCCAGCACGGACGGGACCACCCGGACGTTGCGCCCGCAGTCGCAGACCGCCTTGACCCGTACGCCGCCGCCGGAGGAGCCGTGCCGGGCGGCCGGACCGCGGAAGCTGCGCTTGGTGTCGGCGGCCGTGGCCGCCGTGTGCGCCTTCAGTGCGCGCTGGAGCCGCTCCATGGTGGGGCGGTAGCGCTTCTTGGCCTCGGGATTGAGGGAGACCAGGGAGAACCCGCTGCTGGCGTGCGGCTCCTCCGAGTGGTCCAGCCCCATCTCCTCGGCGATCGCCAGGAATCTGCGGTTGTGGTAGCGGCCGGCTCGCGAGGTGTCACGGACACCGCGGGCGGCGGCGATGCCGTGGACTGCCTCGTGCAGCAGTCGCTCGAAGGAGAGTTCCGCGCCGCAGGCGGACGAGGACTCTCCGATCAGGGACTCGGGCGCGGCAAGGTCAGGCAGCTCGGGGTGGTACCGCTGAATGTCGGCCCACGCCTGCGCCAGCTCTGCGGCGAGAACAGGTGGTGTCGTGCTCACGTCGTGACAACGAGCCGGGGTGCCCCGGTGTTCCGATTCCGGGCCATTCCAAATTTTTTGCACGTACCAGTCAGTTCACTCTGATGCGTCCCGACGAGGACGGGTGCGTAGATCTCAGGATGAGTCGGTACGTAACGAAGACCGGCAATGGCCACGCCCCCGGCGCGCGGCCGAAGCCGCACGCCGGGGGCGTGATGCAGTGCGTCAGTACGAGCGCGCGACGATGGCGAGGGTACCGGGAGCGTCGTCCGTCTCCGGAACCGACCCGTCCGCCGCGATCAGGCAGCGTACGGAGACGGCCTGCTCGGCCAGCTTGGCCTCGCCCTCGGGGCCCAGGTCGGCCCACGGGATGCGCGCCCAGCCGCCGGCGACGGCGGCCTCGGCGGCCTCCTCGATGGTCGAGACGTCCGACGTACGGGCCTCGCGGCGCTCGCGGGACTCGCGCAGCAGCTGCGCCTGGTCCTCTTCGAGGACCTTGGGCAGCAGGTCGGCGAGGGCGTCGATCTGCACGGGGGTCTTCCCGCCCGGGATCCGGCGGGCCAGCATCGCGGTGCCGGCCTCCAGGTCGCGGGGGCCGATCTCGATGCGGACCGGTACGCCCTTGAGCTCCCAGTCCACGGCGCGACGGCCGAAGGGGGTGTCGACGCGGTCGTCGACCTGGACGCGGATGCCGGCGGCCTTCAGCTGCGCGCCCAGCTCGCGGACCTTCGCCACGGCCTCGTCGCCCTTGATCGCCATGACGACGACCTGGACGTGCGCGAGGCGCGGCGGGACGCGCAGGCCGTTGTCGTCACCGTGGGACATGATCAGACCGCCGACCATGCGGGTCGAGACGCCCCACGAGGTCTGCCAGACCAGCTCCTGCTTGCCTTCCTTCGACAGGTACTGGGTGTTGAAGGCCTTGGCGAAGTTGGTGCCGAGCTCGTGGCTCGTACCCAGCTGGAGCGCCTTGCCGTCGCCCATCATGCCTTCGAGGGTGAGGGTGTTGATGGCGCCGGCGAAGCGCTCCTTGGCGGTCTTGCGGCCGAGCACGACGTCGATGCCGAGCACGTTCGTCATGAAGTCGCCGTAGACGTCGCGGTGGATGCGGGCGGCGTATTCGCGGGCGTCCTCGTACGTCGCGTGGGCGGTGTGGCCCTCCTGCCAGAGGAACTCGCTCGTACGGAGGAACACGCGGGGGCGCATCTCCCAGCGGACCACGTTGGCCCACTGGTTGATCAGCAGGGGCAGGTCCCGGTAGCTCTGGACCCACTTGGAGAAGTAGTCGTTGATGATCGTCTCGGAGGTGGGCCGGACGACGACCGGCTCCTCCAGCTCCTTGCCGCCGCCGTGGGTGACGACCGCGAGCTCGGGGGCGAAGCCCTCGACGTGCTCGGCTTCCTTCGTCAGGTACGACTGCGGGATGAACAGCGGGAAGTACGCGTTCTGGGCACCCGCGTCCTTGATGCGGGCGTCCATCTCCTGCTGCATCCGCTCCCACAGGCCGTAGCCGTACGGTCGGATGACCATCGTGCCGCGGACCGGACCGTTGTCGGCCAGCTCGGCCTTGTTGATCAGATCCTGGTACCAGCGGGGGAAATCCTCCGCCTGCGGGGTGAGAACGGGTGCCTTTGCCATGGCGCGAATGGTACGGCGCCGGGCGCACCGAGCGTGAATCGGGTGGCGCACTCCTCTGGACGCGGGGGCGAATGGGGAGTTCCCTGGCAACGGGGGCAAGGGGGCGAGACGGAATCAGGAGCGCTCTTTCGATGACACCGACGCCGACGGCGACGCTCGTCGCCCGGGACTGGGCGGAGATCCAGGAACGGATGCTGGTACCGCTGTACGAGGCGGTCTACGACCGGCTGGAGGTCGGGCCGGGCGACCGGCTGCTGGGCCTCGGCTGCGGGGCCGGGCTGCCCCTGCTGCTGGCCGCGGGCCGGGGCGCCGCCGCCACGGGCGTGGAGGCGGATCCGGCCCGCCGGGCGCTGGCCCGGGAGCGGCTGCTGGAGGTGGTGGCGGATCCCCCGGTGCCCGCCGCGCGGCCGTACGACGTACTGCTGGCGCTCTCGCCGGCGCCGGGCGCCCTCGCGGAGGCCCTGCCGGCGGTCCGGCGGGGCGGCGCGGTGGTGCTGGCCGACTGGGGTCCGGCGGAGCGCTGCACGGTTCCGGCGGTGCTGGGCGGCGGCCCGGCGGCCCGGGACCTGGACGAGCTGGTGGCGGAGGCGGGCCTGGTGCCCGACGGGTCGGGGCGGGTGTTCTGCCCGTTCGGGTACGCGGACGTGGACAGCGCCGTACGGGGTCTGCTGTCCACCGGGCTCTACGACGCGGCGGCCGATCCCGCGCTGGCGGAGAAGGAGCTGTCCGAGGCGCTTCACCCGTACGAGCGGACCGACGGAGCCGTCTGGCTGCCGAACATCTTCCGCTACGTCGTCGCCCGGGTGGCCTGACGGCGGCCGCCGGGCGGCCGCGGGCCGCCCGGCGCTACTTCTCCAGGCGGGGGATCCCGGCCGCGGCGTACGCCGCCTTCTCGTCCAGGGTCTCGTGGGCGAGCAGGGCCTCGGCCAGGGCGTCGAGCTGCGGGCGGTGCTCGCGCAGGACGCGGCAGGCCTCCTCGTAGCACTCGTCGACGATGCGGCGCATCTCGTGGTCGACGGCGTCGAGGGTGGCGGGTGCGGCGGCGAGGCCGTAGGGGCTCTGTCCGTCGGAGGGGATGGCGGTCAGGCGTCCGACGCGCTCGCTCATGCCCCAGCGGCCGGCCATGCCGCGGGCGATGCCGGTGACCTGTTCCAGGTCGCTCTCGGAGCCCGTGGTGATGACGTCGTAGACGACGTGCTCGGCGGCCATGCCGCCCAGTGCGCCGATGATGCGGCCGCGGAGGTAGTCCTCGGTGTAGGCGTACCGGTCGGCGTCCGGGGCCGAGAGGGTGACGCCGAGCGCGCGGCCGCGGGGGACGATGGTGATCTTGCGTACGGGGTCGGCGCCGGGGCGGAGCATGCCGAGCAGGGCGTGCCCGCTCTCGTGGTACGCGGTGCGGCGGCGCTCCTCGTCGGGCATCACCAGGGACCGCTCCGCACCCAGCTGGATC
Protein-coding sequences here:
- a CDS encoding YifB family Mg chelatase-like AAA ATPase, producing the protein MGFARACSVALVGVEGVLVEVQADLEPGVAAFTLVGLPDKTLVESRDRVRAAVVNSGAQWPQKKLTVGLSPASVPKAGAHFDLAVAVAVLGAAEVVDPGAIADLVLIGELGLDGRVRPVRGILPAVLAAAEAGYRQVVVPEQCAGEAGLVPDVAVLGVRSLRQLIAVLTDEVVPDEEPPDRPGRPDPILAGLVVPGAGLGTGLARGGGDAAEVPDLADVAGQYAARRALEVAASGGHHLFLSGPPGAGKTMLAERLPWLLPPLDRQDSLEVTAVHSVAGILPPGEPLVGRPPYCAPHHSATMQSLVGGGAGIPRPGAVSLAHRGVLFLDEAAEFSGKVLDALRQPLEAGHVVIARAAGVVRLPARFLMVLAANPCPCGRHTLHGAGCECPAAVIRRYQARLSGPLLDRVDLRVEVEPVTRSDLLGQGGRGESTETVAARVREARDRAAARLADTPWRLNSEVPGHELRTRWPAGPGALARAERDMERGLLTARGLDRVLRVAWTVADLRGRDRPDALDVAVALELRTGIARGAAMASGAQR
- a CDS encoding YraN family protein — protein: MNAKGVARQALGRYGEDLAVRRLTESGMTVIARNWRCRGGEVDIVARDGDALVLCEVKTRRQGVFEHPMAAVRAAKAERLRRLAGRWLADHGGPPPGGVRIDLVGVLLPRRGAPRVEHVRGVA
- a CDS encoding DUF2469 domain-containing protein, with translation MSAEDLEKYETEMELKLYREYRDVVGLFKYVIETERRFYLTNDYEMQVHSVQGEVFFEVSMADAWVWDMYRPARFVKQVRVLTFKDVNIEELNKSDLELPGG
- a CDS encoding NUDIX hydrolase, producing MPAEPGADGHPDPEPRKVSRVILLDPEDRILLLHGFEPDDPAADWWFTPGGGLEGDESREQAALRELAEETGITEVELGPVLWHRYCAFPFDGRRWEQDEWYFLARTARTAIEMGGLTELERRSVAGARWWTSEELLAAHETVYPTRLAELLRTLLDDGPPGAPVVLAPEIV
- the lepB gene encoding signal peptidase I, producing the protein MGGTQAGRGTTGGRGGLGNVLSGLAVAIGFVLFLGGFVWGALVYQPYTVPTDSMVPTVRPNDRVLAQRIDGDQVRRGDIVVFTDTEWSGSPMVKRVVAVGGDTVRCCDQGGRLTVNGKELDEPYLDRAGSAGAALGTAGAPYEVKVPEGNLFLLGDHRGASLDSRAHLQEAGQGTVPRSAVSARVDALAWPSMTMVERPRAYASLPGGISAPGPLRLQVAAVVAGALLVVLGAAYGPLVRILGRGRRETSGAR
- the lepB gene encoding signal peptidase I, which codes for MAVGARSGRDEGEERPDDAVERETGAETGDADARPQRSFWKELPLLIGIALLLALLIKTFLVQAFSIPSDSMQNTLQRGDRVLVDKLTPWFGSEPERGEVVVFHDPASWLAGEPTPEPNIVQKALSWIGLMPSAEEKDLIKRTIAIGGDTVECKKGGPVVVNGKALDEPYIYPGNTACDDAPFGPITVPKGKIWVMGDHRQNSQDSRYHMQDSTQGFVPVDKVVGRAVVVAWPLTRWATLPVPDTFDQPGINHQAAATALGLGASGLAPVGLGPAALGLTGAVPVVLWRRRRLTTGRTAR
- the lepB gene encoding signal peptidase I, yielding MDTEAELTQRGHSSPEQGEEGPRSAFSGRFSGRFSGWGGRSSSWRRAGLLGVACTVFLLLFADFVVQPFLIPSRSMEPTLKVGDRVLVNKLAYRFGQEPKRGDVVVFDGTGSFVRERPAGNPVGEAVHGAFSALGLAEPAETDFVKRVVGVGGDDVVCCDVAGRIKVNGVAVDEPYLHPGDAPSAVPFRIVVPLGTLWVMGDHRSQSRDSRDHLGEPGGGMVPVEKVIGRADWLGWPVTRWGSLPDGAGAWSRVGGGSHG
- the rplS gene encoding 50S ribosomal protein L19 yields the protein MSHLLDGVNAASLRTDVPAFRPGDTINVHVRVIEGNRSRIQQFKGVVIRRQGSGVSETFTVRKVSFSVGVERTFPVHSPIFEKIELVTRGDVRRAKLYFLRELRGKAAKIKEKRDR
- the trmD gene encoding tRNA (guanosine(37)-N1)-methyltransferase TrmD, which codes for MRLDVVTIFPEYLEPLNVSLVGKARARGQLDVHVHDLRDWTYDRHNTVDDTPYGGGPGMVMKTDPWGEALDSALADGYETGARGPVLVVPTPSGRPFTQELAVELSERPWLIFTPARYEGIDRRVIDEYATRMPVYEVSIGDYVLAGGEAAVLVVTEAVARLLPGVLGNAESHRDDSFAPGEMANLLEGPVYTKPPQWRGRGIPEVLLSGHHGKIARWRRDEAFRRTARNRPDLIERCDASAFDKKDREILSILGWKPTADGRFWRRPQAVEE
- the rimM gene encoding ribosome maturation factor RimM (Essential for efficient processing of 16S rRNA), with protein sequence MELVVARIGRAHGIKGEVTVEVRTDEPELRLSPGAVLRTDPASAGPLTIEAGRVHSSRLLLRFAGVKDRTGAEALRNILLIADVDPAELPEEPDEYYDHQLMDLDVVLEDGTEVGRITEISHLPSQDLFIVERPDGSEVMIPFVEEIVAEIDLEEQRCVITPPPGLIDDRAEIVSTRDAGAEGGDDA
- a CDS encoding RNA-binding protein, with translation MLEEALEHLVKGIVDNPDDVQVASRNLRRGQVLEVRVHPEDLGKVIGRNGRTARALRTVVGAIGGRGIRVDLVDVDQVR
- the rpsP gene encoding 30S ribosomal protein S16 produces the protein MAVKIKLKRLGKIRQPHYRIVVADARTRRDGRAIEEIGIYHPTYNPSRIEVNAERAQYWLSVGAQPTEAVLAILKLTGDWQAHKGLPAPAPLLQPATKESKRRSFDEFAKALEGIGETKGEAITQKAKKADKKADEAEAAAESTEA